A part of Liolophura sinensis isolate JHLJ2023 chromosome 1, CUHK_Ljap_v2, whole genome shotgun sequence genomic DNA contains:
- the LOC135480218 gene encoding uncharacterized protein LOC135480218 — MAVDETSNICSFDLYSDIIEDNFQERESSYTELEEKFKGIQEEVCVLRQQLEEATRKVNLFQEENIILKKNISSLLKTAKCEIQRKSGEIKRLRSCVENRWRREQRNYLHRRSYHDLSNSLNEDACDSVTDGVPSSENIGFSKYSYGKKSSDHLNSTNHKTTVEHRESPKKGFSTTGRGDKSERNPDQQKSICPPKGGKNMVIQKKTYNKSDQRNFEIDSKRKSVEKNHSGCKHRRSDRSIDVSGGRLDGRRVKNRMRSSENKDKSDRKRESSKGRIPDKENVSSQASSHNSGSRKRRHQSDSSSSSKRTKTIKSPQRPPEGKTSSVRKYLQASPVLPTASEPSVDVCRQKTASAIEAEDTKTNGKDSRTVTEVEGKNNDRTRPGSLEFIITNADSKTADKVELAKKVLPESTVSVNASVVTVYTNNEVTQRDDRTLIGKNSRNHDTYKSKASVSDHYPGDKLETAASGSLTDKTCEFQEFGTPRVIGDKEIECQPFVSCLGDKVETSNPFHINSDLKTHIEASVLESNKSPLKADSATATKAEAKSSLKISLSSGSNASVSSSLCGGDTLRTLTNQTASNCSVLSANATSCSSSEVSLESCQRTTARRDSVCTVTSTTLWESNNGVTTWVQGVEYVNGVKKYRLRILKPGETFVSSSAESLQSSDTTSPSKGCASELTKDDFKSAILSGSNELMDEGSLTEIRQCSALKEQIDDCPAAISPFRTPADTPSLDKLPNADQVPSTDSSPVGKSVGSPKESSLSVKISCMTMSQCAVDSECTVIKSKHDESSPKSPCFINTSKTVGEEQKNEAGSARRSSTVGRDSKKPDCHQSPPSSPKKQKLTNSKRLSSQGRGDRKIRSRQSSTVENTSSERKDCRVADQPHMGLNETSESLMSIPEDVYVFIGEENDSLETNGSPGKSECISDGRADMCGKREAGKVSTSIPLAGTEEGGESLSDKEQRFSSTSFSHTVEKIESLNGSVVGNAKCSPFLSKNDVGHSDLGDLKGNEDYLSEESEIEDGELTSDSDYLIQQSPQIAAQKSPTLRSSSDQPIVDLRQKLLAGKRVDAKPSRESSCRVSSVGHFQSVRERQRSSECRHERSKSPSIHRIKCQSAKQPPRHGHQDLHNQSSSNRHRDWEEHVTSPDGNRHRGRIRNGPARLSFTESRHRSSSPKPSSVKDRDYQSGCSSNRSSRRVSEDRDRSCCQTRSRSNSSSRSTQSHRSDLSATETCHCCTRHQERTRSPQHCERRCTRHGGERYVSRSPSPRRTHRYRKDDMGHRLSPHRRYSSRPRHDHMDNPTHRSSARRPTSPPHTVHSSGRSKVSPYHTRGKDSEKVTSHRTTGERDKTSRNCSGSERYPTRGAAEDKERRRPPVESRERDRNARVKFDSLRSDKTLK; from the exons ATGGCCGTGGATGAGACCTCAAACATATGTTCTTTTGACCTTTATTCTGATATTATCGAAGACAATTTTCAAGAGAGAGAATCTTCCTACACAGAG CTTGAAGAAAAATTCAAGGGAATCCAGGAAGAAGTTTGTGTCCTAAGACAGCAGCTTGAAGAAGCAACAAGAAAAGTTAACTTATTCCAAGAAGAAAACATTATATTGAAGAAAAACATATCATCTCTTCTGAAGACAGCTAAATGTGAAATCCAACGCAAGAGTGGCGAGATCAAACGACTGCGATCCTG CGTTGAGAACAGATGGCGGCGTGAGCAACGTAATTATCTTCACCGGAGAAGCTATCATGATCTCTCAAACTcactaaatgaagatgcatgtGACAGTGTCACAGACGGAGTACCAAGCTCTGAGAATATTGGCTTTTCAAAATACAGCTATGGGAAGAAAAGCTCTGATCACTTAAATTCAACCAATCATAAAACAACTGTTGAGCATAGAGAAAGTCCAAAGAAAGGTTTCAGCACTACAGGAAGAGGTGACAAAAGTGAAAGGAATCCAGATCAACAGAAATCTATATGTCCACCCAAAGGTGGGAAAAACATGGTAATTCAGAAAAAGACATATAACAAGTCTGATCAGAGGAACTTTGAAATTGACAGCAAACGTAAGTCTGTAGAGAAAAATCATTCAGGGTGTAAACATCGACGCAGTGACAGATCAATTGATGTAAGTGGAGGTAGGCTTGACGGAAGGCGAGTGAAAAACCGAATGAGGAGTTCTGAAAATAAGGACAAATCCGACAGAAAAAGAGAATCTTCTAAGGGTAGAATTCCAGACAAGGAAAATGTTTCTTCTCAGGCAAGCTCACATAATTCAGGCTCAAGGAAAAGGCGACATCAGTCAGATTCTTCTTCATCTTCTAAGAGGACAAAAACTATAAAATCCCCCCAGAGACCACCCGAAGGTAAAACTTCTTCTGTGAGGAAGTATTTACAGGCGTCTCCTGTTTTACCTACAGCATCAGAGCCATCTGTTGATGTATGTAGACAAAAGACAGCATCAGCAATAGAGGCAGAGGACACAAAAACCAACGGTAAAGATTCTAGGACTGTCACAGAGGTTGAGGGGAAAAACAATGACCGAACGAGGCCTGGTTCATTGGAGTTCATTATCACAAATGCAGATTCAAAAACAGCTGACAAAGTTGAACTAGCTAAAAAGGTTCTGCCAGAATCCACAGTTTCTGTAAATGCATCAGTTGTGACCGTATACACAAACAATGAGGTAACACAGAGAGATGATAGAACCTTGATAGGTAAGAATAGTAGAAACCATGACACATACAAATCTAAAGCTTCTGTTAGTGACCATTATCCGGGAGACAAACTTGAAACAGCAGCTTCTGGTAGCTTAACTGATAAGACGTGTGAGTTTCAAGAGTTTGGTACTCCAAGAGTCATAGGTGACAAAGAAATTGAATGTCAACCATTTGTGAGTTGTTTGGGGGATAAAGTGGAAACCAGTAATCCGTTTCATATTAACTCGGATTTAAAAACCCATATTGAAGCTAGTGTTTTGGAAAGTAACAAGTCCCCTTTGAAGGCAGATTCTGCCACTGCCACAAAAGCTGAAGCGAAAAGCAGTTTGAAGATAAGCCTTTCATCTGGCAGCAATGCCTCTGTTTCATCCAGTTTATGTGGAGGAGATACTCTCAGGACACTTACCAATCAAACTGCTAGCAACTGCTCAGTTTTGTCTGCTAATGCTACAAGCTGCTCATCGTCAGAGGTTTCGCTTGAAAGCTGTCAAAGAACAACGGCCAGACGAGATTCTGTTTGCACGGTGACGTCCACAACACTGTGGGAGAGTAATAATGGTGTTACAACCTGGGTCCAAGGTGTTGAGTATGTTAATGGTGTGAAGAAGTATCGCCTAAGAATTTTAAAGCCTGGTGAAACGTTTGTTTCCTCCAGTGCTGAAAGCCTGCAATCCTCCGACACTACCTCTCCCAGTAAAGGATGTGCAAGCGAACTTACTAAGGACGACTTCAAGTCTGCGATTTTGTCAGGAAGTAATGAGCTTATGGATGAAGGATCTTTGACGGAAATTCGCCAATGCTCAGCATTAAAGGAACAGATTGACGATTGTCCTGCAGCAATTTCACCCTTTAGAACTCCTGCTGATACACCATCACTTGACAAACTTCCAAACGCTGATCAGGTTCCCTCAACTGATTCCTCTCCTGTTGGTAAATCTGTTGGATCCCCAAAAGAATCGAGTCTTTCTGTGAAGATCTCATGTATGACAATGTCACAGTGTGCTGTTGATAGTGAATGCACTGTTATCAAGAGTAAACATGATGAAAGTAGCCCAAAGTCTCCATGTTTCATCAACACATCAAAAACAGTTGGCGAGGAACAAAAAAACGAGGCAGGATCTGCGAGGCGTTCTTCTACGGTCGGAAGGGATTCAAagaaacctgactgccatcagtCACCGCCATCCAGTCCTAAGAAACAAAAGTTGACTAACTCTAAAAGGTTAAGTTCACAAGGTCGAGGGGATAGGAAGATCAGGTCAAGACAAAGCTCCACCGTTGAGAACACATCATCAGAGAGAAAGGACTGTCGTGTGGCGGACCAACCACACATGGGGCTGAACGAGACGAGCGAAAGTCTCATGAGTATACCAGAGGACGTATATGTGTTCATAGGCGAGGAAAATGACTCTCTTGAAACAAATGGTTCACCAGGAAAAAGTGAATGCATCAGCGATGGACGAGCTGATATGTGCGGAAAGAGAGAGGCTGGCAAGGTGTCGACATCAATACCTTTGGCAGGCACTGAAGAGGGAGGCGAATCCCTGTCAGACAAAGAACAAAGATTTTCCTCTACCAGCTTTTCACATACTGTGGAGAAAATAGAATCACTAAATGGCTCTGTGGTAGGAAATGCTAAATGTTCACCATTTCTTTCAAAGAACGATGTTGGACATTCAGATCTAGGTGATTTAAAGGGCAACGAAGATTATTTGAGTGAAGAATCAGAAATTGAGGACGGTGAGCTCACGAGTGATTCAGATTACCTCATTCAACAATCTCCTCAGATAGCAGCACAGAAGTCACCAACTTTGCGTTCATCAAGTGACCAACCTATTGTTGATCTCCGACAAAAGCTTCTTGCGGGAAAAAGAGTAGATGCGAAGCCTTCTCGCGAGAGTTCTTGTCGTGTTTCTTCTGTTGGTCACTTCCAATCAGTACGTGAAAGACAACGGTCGTCTGAATGTCGCCATGAGCGGAGCAAGAGTCCCTCAATACACCGGATCAAATGTCAGTCTGCTAAACAACCACCAAGGCACGGCCACCAAGATCTTCATAATCAATCATCATCAAACCGTCACCGCGACTGGGAAGAGCACGTGACGTCACCAGATGGCAACAGACACCGTGGGAGAATCAGAAATGGCCCCGCTCGACTCAGTTTTACTGAAAGTCGTCATCGTTCAAGTTCACCAAAACCAAGCTCAGTTAAGGATCGTGATTACCAATCAGGCTGCAGTTCAAATCGGTCCTCACGTAGGGTCAGCGAGGACAGGGATAGGTCTTGTTGCCAGACAAGAAGCAGAAGTAATTCATCCAGTCGTTCAACTCAAAGCCATCGCAGCGACTTGTCTGCAACCGAAACTTGCCACTGTTGCACAAGGCACCAAGAAAGGACTAGAAGTCCCCAGCATTGCGAAAGAAGATGTACACGTCACGGTGGGGAGAGGTATGTAAGCAGAAGCCCATCTCCCAGACGAACCCATCGCTATCGCAAAGATGACATGGGACATCGCCTCTCACCTCACAGACGCTATTCTTCACGGCCTCGCCACGATCATATGGACAATCCCACACATAGATCTTCAGCACGAAGACCAACCAGTCCACCTCATACTGTTCATTCTTCGGGACGGTCAAAGGTATCGCCTTACCACACACGTGGCAAAGACAGTGAAAAAGTAACATCTCACAGAACAACAGGGGAGAGGGACAAAACATCACGTAACTGCTCAGGATCTGAAAGATATCCTACGCGAGGTGCGGCAGAAGATAAGGAAAGACGGCGCCCGCCTGTTGAGTCTAGGGAACGCGATCGAAATGCGCGTGTTAAATTCGATAGCCTCCGGAGTGACAAAACACTAAAGTAG
- the LOC135470654 gene encoding serine-threonine kinase receptor-associated protein-like has protein sequence MSGMRQTPLTCSGHTRPVVSLSFSEITPYGYFLISACKDGKPMLRQGDTGDWIGTFEGHKGAVWGATLNKDATRAATGAADFTAKLWDAVSGEELRSFLHKHIVKCVDFSHDSTKLLTASNEKVLKLYDLNQPEAEPRIFSGHTNNMKGALLTPDGKKIISASDDKTVRVWDIDNGNEVRKLEFILPPSSLELARGGKILVITYGPFTSFWNTENFEKIREFEAPTDINTASLHSTEDIFVCGGEDFKMYKFDYNTGTELESFKGHFGPVHSVRFSPDGELYASGSEDGTLRLWQTNVGKTYGLWKCVIPDDVNITNDVQPAAVKAEA, from the exons ATGTCGGGGATGAGGCAAACTCCACTGACTTGTTCTGGTCACACAAGACCGGTTGTCAGCTTGTCTTTTAGTGAAATTACTCCATATGGGTATTTCCTCATCAGTGCATGCAAAG ATGGTAAGCCAATGCTGCGTCAAGGAGACACTGGTGACTGGATTGGGACATTTGAGGGTCACAAAGGAGCAGTTTGGGGAGCCACACTTAATAAGGATGCTACCAGAGCTGCCACAGGGGCTGCTGACTTCACTGC gAAACTGTGGGATGCTGTGAGTGGAGAAGAGCTCCGATCATTTCTCCACAAACATATTGTCAAGTGTGTAGATTTTTCCCACGACAGCACTAAACTGCTGACAGCCAGTAATGAGAAAGTCCTGAAGCTGTATGACTTAAATCAACCAGAGGCAG AGCCAAGAATATTTAGTGGTCACACCAATAACATGAAAGGGGCATTGCTAACACCTGATGGCAAGAAGATAATAAGCGCATCTGACGATAAGACAGTGCG AGTATGGGATATCGACAACGGGAACGAAGTTCGAAAACTTGAGTTTATTTTACCTCCCAGTAGTTTAGAGCTTGCCAGGGGAGGGAAAATTCTTGTCATAACATACGGGCCATTTACTAGTTTTTGGAACACAGAAAA CTTTGAGAAGATACGAGAGTTTGAGGCCCCAACAGATATTAACACAGCATCTCTTCACTCTACAGAGGATATTTTTGTGTGTGGTGGAGAAGATTTTAAGATGTATAAATTTGATTATAACACTGGGACTGAATTAG AGTCCTTCAAGGGTCATTTTGGGCCTGTTCACTCAGTGAGATTTTCACCAGATGGCGAGTTGTATGCCAGTGGCAGTGAAGATGGAACATTACGATTGTGGCAAACGAATGTGGGCAAAACTTACGGATTATGGAAATGTGTGATACCAGATGACGTAAACATAACCAATGATGTCCAGCCTGCGGCAGTTAAGGCTGAAGCGTAA